ttttctcTACATGTAGGGCTTGGCTTTCAGTTCCCAAGTGTCAGAAAATGCTGGTCTGAGTTTTAAGAAACAGGTATTGAGAGGTCAGaggtttttaaacatttcctcCCTCATGCTGGAAAATGTATTCAAGTTATGGACTTTCTGGCCAAGATGTTAATTCCCAACACGAAACTTGGCCCATACATTAGAAATATGGGCCTTGATGTAGATTACTGTGGTGTGCTGAAGGGCCCTGGGTCTTTAATGCTTGGTGTCCTGCTGGTGGGACTCTTGAAGCACCAAGAGACCATGAAACACATTGTATGTTCTTCAGGTTGGCATTGCCTTTGAGCAACCACCAAGATGCTCCAGAGCAGGATCTCCATGTGGTTCCTGGGCAGGTGGCATCTCCTCCACCTTCAGATCAGTGCCATGGCCACCCTGTGCTTCGCCTGCATGCATCTGCAAAGGCTCTTGGTCAATGGGGCTCCAAGGCTTTGGAGTTTGGGTGGCAGCCTGGACTGAACAAACCCGTCAGGAAGGGGTGGTTTTCTGGAAACCATGCAATGGGTGACGTGGATGATAGAGATTTTTTGAGTTTTACTTGGCAGTGCCTGTGAACTTTCCTTCTAGACCTTTCATGGAAGGGGTGGGTTGTGCCTGTGGGATGTTTTTGCACCGAATTGTcctctctgtttgttttcagacagcTTGAGCAAAACATTGCTGTCCCCCAGAATAAATACCTAGATAAAGCTGTGAAATTTGATCTCCATAACACTAATGATAATATTCCATGATGGaatctggaaaagaaactttACTTTATGCATCTGACTTCTGGCAGGACCTAGTCCCAGAGGCACGAAAGTGACTTCAGTGCAGACTACCCAAGcgtattttctgtttgttctgtaGTTTTCTCGTCTAGCTTGGAAGATGGGTTTGAGaacaaacttgaaaaaaaggtgtccGCTTAGGGGAAGGGTAGTTTTACTCACCTGTGGCCTTCATAGATCCCTGGAAGTAAACAAGAAACGCTGTACCATTGCAAAGAAGGAGCACGGGAAGGGAAACACCTGCAAACCCCCTGATGCAAAGAGAAGAAGAGTTAGTGCTGAGTAGTATGGGCCCTAGCCAGAGCAGGGACCCCTTGACCtgaaaggctgggagaagagccccccaccccagctctggccctggggtctgcaggcagcagcagtgccagtgGCAGGCCTCTGCGATGGGCCCCGTTTGTGAGAGCCAAAGCCACCCTCTCCGACAGGCCGGCTGCTGCTCCTGCGCCTCGGGGACAGGGGGCTGCCAGGGGGAGCTGCCCCAGCGCCGGCAGCAGGGGCCAGCTCCCACTTGGAAGCAGGCTGGAGAATAAAGCCCAGCCCAGGGCTCAGCCGCCCCCCGTCTTCTGCTTCACGTGCTGTGTCTGTCCTGCAAGGGGGCTGGGATGTGAAGCAACCACGAAAAAGGTCGTGGTCTttaattaattcaattaaaataaataattacattaataCACAGTGTTCAGACTTTTCATAATAATTAGATTTTACTCGATCTTGAAGAACATCTCAATATTTGTGAGGTGTATCAGCAAGCATAAAGGCAAGAGCACTAAATTAGGCAATTGATCTGACCTCCAAAAAAACTAGCACAGAGAAAAGTCAGATTGTGTCgggggggtgggcaggaggcCTCCTGCTGCTCTAGGTTTCCATTTTACTCCTTTTCTTGCTTGGTCACTGGTGCATGAGCTGTTTTTTAGCCAATGAGAATTCCTGATAGGTTAAGAAAAATGCCTGGAatttaatagatttattttcaaaaccaaaggaggggggaagaacGAGGTTGTTCTGAGTGTTGATGATGCCTTCTCTAAGCACTCTTCCAAAACGCAGATGGATTTAAAAACCCTTATTTCATTCTGCAGTGGGGTCATCCTTTAGAATAATGTTCAGGGACAGATCAGCGTTGGGTGTGTCTTCCATTTTGGGGCCAAACCCAGCTCTTCCGTCTCATGGTGCCACGTCCTTGACCTCTGCAGGACTGCACCTActctgtgcagggctggggctgggctcttTGTCTGCTTTATCCGTCAGACTGCACATAATGGTGTCCTCAGGGCTTTCGGGTGGAAGGACAAAGAAGCAATTTTGAAGATGCCATGAACTAGGCAGAGCTTGTTGGCCCTGTGAAGAGGAAGGATCCTAGGAGATGAGTCTCTTTGGGCTGAGAATACTCTGAAATGCTCAAAATGGCGTTAGGGGGAGATTTTTTCTCAGCACTTTGTCCATGAAGAATGAACAACGttgcaggggagggaagggtggACACACGTACAGAATAAATGCCTCTGCTCTATTGTTCCCATCATTTCTACTGAGTTTATGAACTCACATATAAAAGACTTACCTTTCACTAGTATGATTAAGAAAAGGCCAATGTAGCTTTCCTGCTCACTGGAGCATGAAGCGTGTTTAATTTAATAATGCTGATAAATCTTAAAGCCAGGAGCATTTGGCTAACACATGACCCACTTTTTCAATCAATTGGAAACATTTACATAACAGCCAGCTTTCGGGGTCCCTCATGTGAGGGATGGGGAACAAGGTGTGGCAGACGCAGCAGTAGTAAGTGGCTACGCTACAGGTCGTTTGGTGAAGGCAAAGCGGCAAATTTGGTGCGCCCTTGGTGGAAAGCTGTCACCCACCTTTCCTGGGACTGCCAGCCCCTGCGctgagcagcagggccagcacgGCGGTTCTCCCGGTCCTGACGGGTTTGTAACAAACCCATTTCTAGCGAGCTGCTGTCTTGTGGGACAGCATTGTCTCCCTGATCACCACAATGTCTTTTTATCCATTTTGGGTTTTATAAGAACCTCTTAGAAGAGAGCACTTGCTGTCAAACCCATCTCCCGGCCATTTATGCACTGCTGCATATTTATACATCCCTACTGCCTCTTTGCATTAAAGTAATACTTGAGCACTGGTTTACCTCCCATTTTTTGGCCACATAAGTCCCCGTAtgagcaaaggaaaatgccGGATGCTTGTGACAGGGATGAAAAATCTCCCATCTGACATGTACTAAGGGATTAAATAACATGGAGGAGAATTGCTACAAATCTCGCAGCATTGCATGTAGGAGGATGCTGGCACTTTCCTCTGAGACAGAACCAGTCTCCCCATGCAGTAGGCTGTGGAGACATTTCATGTGCCTGGTCCTTGCACAGAGATGCCACTAAGGAGCTgtcaggaaaggagagggaggatTTGTTGCCATGCTCTGATTTATTGTCCCCTGCCTCCAAAATTCCAGTGGCATTTTTCCCTCTAGagggcagagaaggaaaaggagagaatgtAAAGGGAAAGGAACATGTCAGCGCCTGGAAAACTGGCAGAGATTTTGTTAGATAAATGCAAGGCATGTATGGCTGGAAATGACACATATTCCTCAAAAAACACAGTGCCACCTCACAGACCTGGATGTTAAAAAAGAAGTTTGGTAATCAAGACACCATCTTGGTCCTTCCCTCTCCGTGCTCTCGGGATCTGATGGGTATTTCCCAGTAACTGAAGAGCTGGCTTTTACAAAACCCACTGGTCCAGATTTTCTGAGTGTCCATTCATGCTTGGAATggtgaattttgttttgctgggttGGTGTCCTGGGTCTTTTAAAGTCCCAATTCTGCAGTCGGTCTTTGGCCAGGCTACCCCATCATGGGCTGGGCTGTAGGAGCTCCCTGCTCTTGCATCCACAGGCTCAGCTGGGCACAGCTTTATTTTAGGCATCTGGCAATGCCACTTCAGGCACTTGAGTCTTTGATCCTGCCATGGCTTTTGTGTGAAGGCGGTGGCCGAgctgaagcagagctgcaggttgGTGCAGTGAGCACCGAGCCCACCTGCAGCCGTGCCCCTGCCCATCAGGGCCTGTCCCATGCCACAGAAACATCGTGAGAAAACCTCTTGTGCTTGTGCTGATGGTTTCACTGCAGTCTGGGTCGGTGGAGAACGGGGTGGCGAAGCTGTGAGGAAGGACAGGCCTGTCCGAGCCATACCCATccttccccctctgcccccaggtGATacggctgtgctgctgcctcctcctgtgCTGGGGCTCCCCTCCCGCTAACGCCGTCTCCTGTCCCCGGTAGGAAATGGAGTCAAAGGTCTCCGAAGGCGGCCTGAACGTCACCCTCACCATCCGGCTGCTGATGCATGGCAAGGTAACAGCTCCCGGGAGGGGTGGCATCCTGGCTTCCTCTCCTGCCCGGGTTATCTTCACATCTTGCAGCGTCATTtatgctgtgtttgttttttttgtaggaaGTCGGAAGCATCATTGGAAAGGTAAGGAcatgttttaaatgtgtatttagaCACTGCCTGAATTGCCTGCAGCATTTACTGCCTCTGACGGGGTGTGTGCCAGTTACCTCATCCTCTAATGTCCCTTAAACGTTGGGTCATTATGAACTGCATTTGTGTGACAGCAGTGGCGAGATACCCACAGAGAGGTCAAAGACTGTTCCCCTAAAAAAGCAGCTTGTCTAGTACAACTTCTGGCTGCTTCACTGTGGTGATGAATAGGTGCTTGTCGTCATGTTGCTTGGAAATGTGAAATAGATTCATTAAGGAAAGTTAAGAAATGTGATGCaatatggtttatttttttcctctgaggcTTCAAGGCACAATTTAGCTTGTGCAGAAAGCTTCATGAGGTACTCTGCGTCGTGGTGCTTGACATGGTGGTTTGTAAAGTCCTGGCTATGTGGGATGGCTTTCTGGCCAGTTCCTGAGCTTTTCCACGCAGTTTTCCTActaaaaggaaattcagaaaggaaggtGGAAGTTGCAGTTGTGCTATTTTGTCTGATTCGTGCCTTACAGACATGGGAGCAGGGCTACGAAGGGGTGGATATGCCTGGAGCATCAGCTCTTCAGCCCACCGATCACATGGGGATGGAGGGCCCGGCACCATAGAGCTGCCCAAATATTTGGCTACGTGCTGCTGTGTATTATATGCATGTTTGAAAAGGTTGTTTTGAAGGTAAAAGTCTTGAGTTGCTAAGATGGCCTGTGTCTCTGCTTCTTGTTTCAGAAAGGAGAGACCGTGAAGAAGATGCGTGAGGAGGTGAGCAGCACAGAtccataaaataatttgtaatagAGGGGTGAGGAGTGGGAAGGGCACGCAGAACAATGGCCAGAGCTGTCCTGAAGGCTCGTTGCCCTGTGAGAGACGTGTGGCTGTGACACCACATTCAGCCTTCCTGCAAGAACACCCAAGTTAGCTGTCCCCTGAGCTCTTTTGTCCAGCTTTATCCTTCCTCAAACTCCCATCACATTTAATGGGAATTTTCCAGAGCCTAGAGCTTGCTGTCaatgaaacagtgaaatataGTCTCTTGTGAGATGCAGTTTGTCCAAGGTTTTTGTGCCTTTAGCTGCCAAAGAGTTACCAGATCTCTAAGCAGCACTCCTCTTTTTACAAGCAGCGATGCCACGAGCCAGGCTTGCCTTGATGGTATGGTCTGCATTGCAGTAAAAGACCCAAGGTGGGCGCTCGGAAGCCCTTTCTGAGGGTCAGGGtgaggcagggctggaagcactgtggcagggcagggggaggactTCCTAAGGTTAGATGGGATGTCTTCAGGTGGTGACCAGGGACCAAGTGAGTAATGTGCTCCTGGGGATCTCTGAGTTTCTACAGTTGCGTGCTGAGCCttcccagggcaggcaggatACAACCCAAAGAAAGGGCTGTGCCTCTAGCGCATCCCCCCCAGTTTCCTGGCTGTGGCTACTCCAGGGCTGCCCTTCTTTTTCCAGAGCGGGGCAAGAATCAACATCTCGGAGGGAAACTGCCCTGAGCGAATTGTGACCATCACTGGCCCCACCGACGCCATCTTCAAGGCTTTCGCCATGATCGCCTACAAATTTGAGGAGGTGAGAAATGTGAGCCCTTTGCCCCGGGAGGACAGGGTACAAGGTTCTGCATCCAGCTGTGGTGACCCACCGGGCAAGCAGAGCTCAGGCATGCCCACTGCTGGGGCCAGCAGTGCAGCTAGGTACCTCCAACACACGCATGCCTGGTTGGACTTGCTCAGCTGGTGCACAGCCTGGTCCCAAAGCCTTTTGGCTGGTCCAGGCATCTCTAAATGGGCAAGAACTGAGACCAGCCTGGGTCTGGAGGACGTGACCCCTCTTTACTGGCTCAGAGCATTTGGGTTGGGCTGGATGGCAGACATCTGGTTGGGGAACAAGGGCTGATGCATTGTGCTCTTCCTTCCCAAGGACATAACCAACTCAATGAGCAACAGCACTGCTACCAGTAAACCTCCAGTGACGCTGCGACTGGTCGTGCCAGCTAGTCAGTGCGGCTCGCTGATTGGCAAAGGAGGCTCCAAGATCAAGGAAATCAGGGAGGTAAATCAGACCTGCCTTAGTTACTGCATGTAACCGCAGCTCCTCGGCGCTGATCTGCAGCCAAGGGGGAATGGGAGCAGCCTTGGAAAGAGGGATCCTCATATGCTGGCATCATGTGCCAGGCACTTCCCAGGATGGTCCAGCTGacacaggagcagcagcatggcTTTTGTCCCTCGGGACTTGCCGCATCCCCACTTgcacagggcagctgcagctctctgggGGCGCGTGGCAttggagctggagctggctgcagggagaggggtTCAGCATCGGGAttgctccttctctctctttctgtctccagTCCACAGGTGCTCAGGTTCAAGTGGCGGGGGACATGCTGCCCAACTCCACGGAGCGGGCAGTGACAATCTCGGGGACACCCGACGCAATTATCCAGTGTGTCAAACAGATCTGTGTGGTGATGCTGGAGGTACAGTCTGTAACAAAGGGGGTAAAGTATATAGGATAAAACCCGACCAGCACCACAACAGCGCTGCGAGCTGTGGAGCGTGTCCTTGTCACTGTTCACCACGCACTAGCAGACCACTCTCATTTCCTGGTACCTTCGTTTGAAACCCACCCAGTGTGTTTTCCCCACTGTGTTCACATGTTATTTCTAGAGTGCCAAACTGGAAAACAGTTGGGTGCCCGAAGGAGATGGTTTGTGTCACAGCACCAGCTGGTTTCAGGAGAGAGGGCTGCTGGAGGATACCAGgcaggctgggaggaggtggCCAGTGCATCTCCCACATTGGGCAACTGAGAGGGTGCAGATGGAAGGGAGCTGTGGGGCGTGCCTGCAAGCTTGAGCTCCAGCgaggcagaggggaggaggtAGTGAGGAAGGCTGGTGGAGAGCAGGGACCACAGAGCGTGTGGACATGTGGTCAGGGTGCAGTTTTCTGGGAGAAATTCTCCCCAGATACTTTCTGCTGTGGAGCTATGCTGCCGTACAGATGGCTTAATGGCGGGGCTGACTGCAGCCATGTGCCCCACATCCACACCTGCAGCCTTGGAGAAGCTCCAGGAGGAGCCCACCGCAGCCACAGCACAGTGACAGCCCCGCTCCTGGTGCCTCCCAGCAGCAGACAGGCATGGGCCCtcagcttttctgggcagctCACACACCACTGCCCTGTTGTGGCAAGGAGGAGCCTGCTTCACAGAATGACAGACTGGTTGAGATGAGGAGGGACCCCCGGGGCCCGCTCCAGCGGGGACACcccgagcagggtgcccagccccacgtcccggCGCCTCCTGAAgctccccaaggaggagaccccacaggctctgggcagcctgtgccagggctgcggcacccgcccagcacagaagtgctgcctggtgctcagagggagcctcctgggctccagGCTGTGCCCAGGGCCTCTCGGCCTGGCGCTGGGTCGTGTTTGCTGCTGCAAGAGTTTCACACGAGGACACCAAGGTCTGGTGGAGACAAGGCAACGCCAAACACAGGCAACTTCAGTTCAAGAGCAGCAATGTCCATGAACACGTTACCAACCGCTGCTGGTACTGATGCTCTCATGGACACGCTGTGCTGTTAGGGGAGTGTGGATTTAGCCATGCAGTGGCTACAGGTTATTGTGGCAGAGATGGGCTTGAGGTGATGCTCGCAGTGTGTGTTGTATGGTCTTGGGTGGTTGCTGTTTCCACCAACGAAAACAAGGGTTGCAGCTCCTCTGTCTGGCTCAGcaatgtgaaagagaaaaaaagcattattttttcttgcagtccTAAGTCTAGCAAGTCCCCCAGCTTTAACAGTTTGCAGATATGCTCCTTGTAACGTTTATGTCTTAAGTTATCTTACCACAAGAAATTCTTGCTCATCCCCTCCAAGATTTGTAATGCAGTAAAACAAGAAGCAGGTTTGTGATTATACACGCTGTGCTTTGATCATGCAGCTTTCCTGCAGACTAGGACTAAGCATGAAGATTTAAATATGACTCTTGGCTACAGATAGACGTATAGAAGaacatagaagaaaatgatgaattttcTACAAGATAGTGTAATTTATATTGCCTATCCTTACATATTAGTAGCAACTGAGCCATTTCACATGTGGTAGAATCAGAAGGCTTTTATCTGAAATCTCTCATGATCCCCAGAAATCTCCCAAGATCTCCTCTGTGGACTGTTAGTTGTGTTTAAGAGTAAACCAACGTTGAGAGAGCCATGGTTAGGAGATTCCATGTGCCATGCCGAGGTCAGCGTGCgggctccagctgctgcccatACCGATGGGGTACAGGAGGTCTCGATCGCAATGACAACGCTTTGCAGCGCCTGCTGCGCGGCCAGCCCGGGCAGTGAGGAACTAAAGCAAGCCCCAGAGGTGCCACCGTGCCCACAGCAAGGAACACAAGAGGGGTCGGACAGTGTCATCTGGGTGGGACGCTCGGTCCTGGCGTGTGCATGAGCCATGCTCACGATGccatgcagcagctccaggtgtttggtggggctgggacaggctgcTGATACACGAGTGGAGTTGGACTCAACGgcccttgtgggtcccttcaaCTTGAGATATTCTCACCTGTTCAGACTCAAAGAAAGCCCTTGCATGGAGGAGGCTCGTGGCATCCGGAGACAGAAAGCCCAGCGCTTGTGCGCCTGGCATTGCAGTGACACACCAtgtccctccccatctccctgcATCTTGAGGTGGGGGGATCTGAGGAGGATGTCACAGACTGGCGTCAGCCTAGACCAGGAGGCATGGTCCGtggagagcagagcaaaggcGGGGGATGCAGCAGAGGTCCAGGAAGTGTTTGAGAGTACTGTGCATTGGCTGGGAACTCCCCAGGGTGTCCTCCTTCTCCCATTTAAATGCCCATTTCCCCCATGTCTTCCTGTACGGAAATGCTGTTTGCCTGGTGCGGGTGTTGCTGGCCACGGCCCCGGAGGCACGGGGTGGAGGCCTGTGCTCCGTCGGGTGCTTTCTAACTCTCTTTTTGCCGCTGTTTCGGGAAAAGCTGTTCTAatgttctctctccctctccttgtCCCTCTTCCTAGTCCCCACCAAAAGGTGCCACCATTCCCTACCGCCCAAAGCCCGCCTCCACCCCTGTCATTTTTGCAGGTGGTCAGGTAAGAGCCGACCCGCTTGCAGCCTCCACTGCCAACCTCAGCCTTTTACTGCAGCACCAGCCGCTGCCCGTTAGTGCACTCAGGTTTCTTGCCTTCTGACTTGCATGGTGTCATCCCATCCGTGTCATGCCACGGCAGCTGGACCAAAAGCTTTGTGCAGAACTGCAGGCatgctggggatggggatgggccAGTGTATCCTGTTTTCTGGCCTC
This sequence is a window from Cygnus olor isolate bCygOlo1 chromosome 6, bCygOlo1.pri.v2, whole genome shotgun sequence. Protein-coding genes within it:
- the PCBP3 gene encoding poly(rC)-binding protein 3 isoform X18 — translated: MLSMPLSGGPGPAEESLWSSRPACREMESKVSEGGLNVTLTIRLLMHGKEVGSIIGKKGETVKKMREESGARINISEGNCPERIVTITGPTDAIFKAFAMIAYKFEEDITNSMSNSTATSKPPVTLRLVVPASQCGSLIGKGGSKIKEIRESTGAQVQVAGDMLPNSTERAVTISGTPDAIIQCVKQICVVMLESPPKGATIPYRPKPASTPVIFAGGQAYTIQGQYAIPHPDLTKLHQLAMQQTPFTPLGQTTPAFPGLDASPPASTHELTIPNDLIGCIIGRQGTKINEIRQMSGAQIKIANATEGSSERQITITGTPANISLAQYLINARLTSEVTGMGAL
- the PCBP3 gene encoding poly(rC)-binding protein 3 isoform X1, encoding MLSMPLSGGPGPAEESLWSSRPACREMESKVSEGGLNVTLTIRLLMHGKEVGSIIGKKGETVKKMREESGARINISEGNCPERIVTITGPTDAIFKAFAMIAYKFEEDITNSMSNSTATSKPPVTLRLVVPASQCGSLIGKGGSKIKEIRESTGAQVQVAGDMLPNSTERAVTISGTPDAIIQCVKQICVVMLEVQSVTKGSPPKGATIPYRPKPASTPVIFAGGQAYTIQGQYAIPHPDQLTKLHQLAMQQTPFTPLGQTTPAFPGEKLPLHSSEEAQNLMGQSSGLDASPPASTHELTIPNDLIGCIIGRQGTKINEIRQMSGAQIKIANATEGSSERQITITGTPANISLAQYLINARLHWGRARRWIWSGGRKV
- the PCBP3 gene encoding poly(rC)-binding protein 3 isoform X2, which codes for MLSMPLSGGPGPAEESLWSSRPACREMESKVSEGGLNVTLTIRLLMHGKEVGSIIGKKGETVKKMREESGARINISEGNCPERIVTITGPTDAIFKAFAMIAYKFEEDITNSMSNSTATSKPPVTLRLVVPASQCGSLIGKGGSKIKEIRESTGAQVQVAGDMLPNSTERAVTISGTPDAIIQCVKQICVVMLEVQSVTKGSPPKGATIPYRPKPASTPVIFAGGQAYTIQGQYAIPHPDLTKLHQLAMQQTPFTPLGQTTPAFPGEKLPLHSSEEAQNLMGQSSGLDASPPASTHELTIPNDLIGCIIGRQGTKINEIRQMSGAQIKIANATEGSSERQITITGTPANISLAQYLINARLHWGRARRWIWSGGRKV
- the PCBP3 gene encoding poly(rC)-binding protein 3 isoform X24, with product MLSMPLSGGPGPAEESLWSSRPACREMESKVSEGGLNVTLTIRLLMHGKEVGSIIGKKGETVKKMREESGARINISEGNCPERIVTITGPTDAIFKAFAMIAYKFEEDITNSMSNSTATSKPPVTLRLVVPASQCGSLIGKGGSKIKEIRESTGAQVQVAGDMLPNSTERAVTISGTPDAIIQCVKQICVVMLEVQSVTKGSPPKGATIPYRPKPASTPVIFAGGQAYTIQGQYAIPHPDQLTKLHQLAMQQTPFTPLGQTTPAFPGEKLPLHSSEEAQNLMGQSSGLDASPPASTHELTIPNDADV
- the PCBP3 gene encoding poly(rC)-binding protein 3 isoform X14 — encoded protein: MLSMPLSGGPGPAEESLWSSRPACREMESKVSEGGLNVTLTIRLLMHGKEVGSIIGKKGETVKKMREESGARINISEGNCPERIVTITGPTDAIFKAFAMIAYKFEEDITNSMSNSTATSKPPVTLRLVVPASQCGSLIGKGGSKIKEIRESTGAQVQVAGDMLPNSTERAVTISGTPDAIIQCVKQICVVMLEVQSVTKGSPPKGATIPYRPKPASTPVIFAGGQAYTIQGQYAIPHPDLTKLHQLAMQQTPFTPLGQTTPAFPGLDASPPASTHELTIPNDLIGCIIGRQGTKINEIRQMSGAQIKIANATEGSSERQITITGTPANISLAQYLINARLTSEVTGMGAL
- the PCBP3 gene encoding poly(rC)-binding protein 3 isoform X7, translated to MLSMPLSGGPGPAEESLWSSRPACREMESKVSEGGLNVTLTIRLLMHGKEVGSIIGKKGETVKKMREESGARINISEGNCPERIVTITGPTDAIFKAFAMIAYKFEEDITNSMSNSTATSKPPVTLRLVVPASQCGSLIGKGGSKIKEIRESTGAQVQVAGDMLPNSTERAVTISGTPDAIIQCVKQICVVMLESPPKGATIPYRPKPASTPVIFAGGQAYTIQGQYAIPHPDLTKLHQLAMQQTPFTPLGQTTPAFPGEKLPLHSSEEAQNLMGQSSGLDASPPASTHELTIPNDLIGCIIGRQGTKINEIRQMSGAQIKIANATEGSSERQITITGTPANISLAQYLINARLHWGRARRWIWSGGRKV
- the PCBP3 gene encoding poly(rC)-binding protein 3 isoform X23; this encodes MLSMPLSGGPGPAEESLWSSRPACREMESKVSEGGLNVTLTIRLLMHGKEVGSIIGKKGETVKKMREESGARINISEGNCPERIVTITGPTDAIFKAFAMIAYKFEEDITNSMSNSTATSKPPVTLRLVVPASQCGSLIGKGGSKIKEIRESTGAQVQVAGDMLPNSTERAVTISGTPDAIIQCVKQICVVMLEAYTIQGQYAIPHPDLTKLHQLAMQQTPFTPLGQTTPAFPGLDASPPASTHELTIPNDLIGCIIGRQGTKINEIRQMSGAQIKIANATEGSSERQITITGTPANISLAQYLINARLHWGRARRWIWSGGRKV
- the PCBP3 gene encoding poly(rC)-binding protein 3 isoform X3, encoding MLSMPLSGGPGPAEESLWSSRPACREMESKVSEGGLNVTLTIRLLMHGKEVGSIIGKKGETVKKMREESGARINISEGNCPERIVTITGPTDAIFKAFAMIAYKFEEDITNSMSNSTATSKPPVTLRLVVPASQCGSLIGKGGSKIKEIRESTGAQVQVAGDMLPNSTERAVTISGTPDAIIQCVKQICVVMLEVQSVTKGSPPKGATIPYRPKPASTPVIFAGGQAYTIQGQYAIPHPDQLTKLHQLAMQQTPFTPLGQTTPAFPGEKLPLHSSEEAQNLMGQSSGLDASPPASTHELTIPNDLIGCIIGRQGTKINEIRQMSGAQIKIANATEGSSERQITITGTPANISLAQYLINASSPDPETHGRSTFPA
- the PCBP3 gene encoding poly(rC)-binding protein 3 isoform X19, which codes for MLSMPLSGGPGPAEESLWSSRPACREMESKVSEGGLNVTLTIRLLMHGKEVGSIIGKKGETVKKMREESGARINISEGNCPERIVTITGPTDAIFKAFAMIAYKFEEDITNSMSNSTATSKPPVTLRLVVPASQCGSLIGKGGSKIKEIRESTGAQVQVAGDMLPNSTERAVTISGTPDAIIQCVKQICVVMLEVQSVTKGSPPKGATIPYRPKPASTPVIFAGGQAYTIQGQYAIPHPDQLTKLHQLAMQQTPFTPLGQTTPAFPGLDASPPASTHELTIPNDLSRPRDPREEHLPCMTGHSSSQPAPTAPQRYLLLQTSLPSPPFRLPLLYNAFRGFSV
- the PCBP3 gene encoding poly(rC)-binding protein 3 isoform X28 yields the protein MLSMPLSGGPGPAEESLWSSRPACREMESKVSEGGLNVTLTIRLLMHGKEVGSIIGKKGETVKKMREESGARINISEGNCPERIVTITGPTDAIFKAFAMIAYKFEEDITNSMSNSTATSKPPVTLRLVVPASQCGSLIGKGGSKIKEIRESTGAQVQVAGDMLPNSTERAVTISGTPDAIIQCVKQICVVMLEVQSVTKGSPPKGATIPYRPKPASTPVIFAGGQAYTIQGQYAIPHPDLSRPRDPREEHLPCMTGHSSSQPAPTAPQRYLLLQTSLPSPPFRLPLLYNAFRGFSV
- the PCBP3 gene encoding poly(rC)-binding protein 3 isoform X11, translating into MLSMPLSGGPGPAEESLWSSRPACREMESKVSEGGLNVTLTIRLLMHGKEVGSIIGKKGETVKKMREESGARINISEGNCPERIVTITGPTDAIFKAFAMIAYKFEEDITNSMSNSTATSKPPVTLRLVVPASQCGSLIGKGGSKIKEIRESTGAQVQVAGDMLPNSTERAVTISGTPDAIIQCVKQICVVMLEVQSVTKGSPPKGATIPYRPKPASTPVIFAGGQAYTIQGQYAIPHPDQLTKLHQLAMQQTPFTPLGQTTPAFPGLDASPPASTHELTIPNDLIGCIIGRQGTKINEIRQMSGAQIKIANATEGSSERQITITGTPANISLAQYLINARLHWGRARRWIWSGGRKV
- the PCBP3 gene encoding poly(rC)-binding protein 3 isoform X12 encodes the protein MLSMPLSGGPGPAEESLWSSRPACREMESKVSEGGLNVTLTIRLLMHGKEVGSIIGKKGETVKKMREESGARINISEGNCPERIVTITGPTDAIFKAFAMIAYKFEEDITNSMSNSTATSKPPVTLRLVVPASQCGSLIGKGGSKIKEIRESTGAQVQVAGDMLPNSTERAVTISGTPDAIIQCVKQICVVMLEVQSVTKGSPPKGATIPYRPKPASTPVIFAGGQAYTIQGQYAIPHPDLTKLHQLAMQQTPFTPLGQTTPAFPGLDASPPASTHELTIPNDLIGCIIGRQGTKINEIRQMSGAQIKIANATEGSSERQITITGTPANISLAQYLINARLHWGRARRWIWSGGRKV
- the PCBP3 gene encoding poly(rC)-binding protein 3 isoform X8, coding for MLSMPLSGGPGPAEESLWSSRPACREMESKVSEGGLNVTLTIRLLMHGKEVGSIIGKKGETVKKMREESGARINISEGNCPERIVTITGPTDAIFKAFAMIAYKFEEDITNSMSNSTATSKPPVTLRLVVPASQCGSLIGKGGSKIKEIRESTGAQVQVAGDMLPNSTERAVTISGTPDAIIQCVKQICVVMLESPPKGATIPYRPKPASTPVIFAGGQAYTIQGQYAIPHPDQLTKLHQLAMQQTPFTPLGQTTPAFPGEKLPLHSSEEAQNLMGQSSGLDASPPASTHELTIPNDLIGCIIGRQGTKINEIRQMSGAQIKIANATEGSSERQITITGTPANISLAQYLINARLTSEVTGMGAL
- the PCBP3 gene encoding poly(rC)-binding protein 3 isoform X9 — protein: MLSMPLSGGPGPAEESLWSSRPACREMESKVSEGGLNVTLTIRLLMHGKEVGSIIGKKGETVKKMREESGARINISEGNCPERIVTITGPTDAIFKAFAMIAYKFEEDITNSMSNSTATSKPPVTLRLVVPASQCGSLIGKGGSKIKEIRESTGAQVQVAGDMLPNSTERAVTISGTPDAIIQCVKQICVVMLESPPKGATIPYRPKPASTPVIFAGGQAYTIQGQYAIPHPDLTKLHQLAMQQTPFTPLGQTTPAFPGEKLPLHSSEEAQNLMGQSSGLDASPPASTHELTIPNDLIGCIIGRQGTKINEIRQMSGAQIKIANATEGSSERQITITGTPANISLAQYLINARLTSEVTGMGAL